Proteins encoded by one window of Clostridium perfringens:
- a CDS encoding CehA/McbA family metallohydrolase produces the protein MKKDYKILITKALSLSMVGSLFTSYPTFAKEFKAQEGDLIISEYLHGPSNSKAIEIFNGTGEGINLSNYDLAVYSNGKYEGSPVSQSLEDKIIESGETYVIYNNQGKDEKFTEVINDLENKLGVGSQTVGFNGDDVILLRKNTGNGYEIIDSFGAKTEKDKKFYDSKFISARRKSEIKDGENNIDKTPFDVSIQWDVDTENLYDDLGKHDISWSEGENPSGKVLKVKEARNKNLGEEVTTRGVVTFNDRNKTLHIQDETGAIAISNFKSGVDFGAITKGNKIEISGTLDNFNGLLQVQATDIKVLGDLGMPDPKLVTIKELKESNFDSHYIELKNTVVDLEAKTLTQGEDVLDIYFIPSGLEVKTGDLVDVKGVIGRFNDKVQLYGSSAEFTKIVEDNESPVITHKKIEKANINEDLNIEAKVSDNNKLEEVSISFKGKEDTEFKKVVLKEEDGIFKTLIPKEDLKASGMEYYIKASDGKNISRVPESGVYAFQVVDEDLSGPEVKNVLPKENSSVGENRKPIISGEFIDNSGVNVESVKIKLDNEDITKVAEITETGFSYEIKEDLEDGEHRVEVSVSDSLGNNRVKEWKFRVGKINHYYGQLHSHTNISDGTGSLEDAYKWARDEGKADYFAVTDHSNWFDNDTEANINDGSMSKAWTNAQNISDKYNDDGNFVAMYGYEMTWSGSTGGWGHINTFNTPGFETRKNSDMNLKNYYNTISQLPESVSQLNHPGKTFGDFADFGFYSEGADKVVNLIEVGNGEGPVRGSGYFPSYEYYTRALDKGWHVAPTNNQDNHKGKWLTANDARTIILSEENSRDALYKAMNKKQVYSSEDKNTTIDYTVNNQIMGSNLGEVEDLDFNIEINDEDKEDTIKKVSIIANGGVEVISKEFNSNKVSWNFKLKPEYSYYYVKVVQGDQDIAVTAPVWIGENVNVGLNELKTDKDMLLVGDEAKFSIEVYNNSSERLNNIKVEFFNGEISDEKKIGEEIIESLEGNSLKESSITWQPERAGEFTIYAKATISINGTDKTFTKSSKIEVVNEGDVYKVMIDGAHDNQYVTGNYAGKIDAFEKLLTENDCIPIINKEEITEKSLENVDLLVITDPQGIDEPKYEVYKSNFTDSEIDAIGKYMDKGGNIIITSRADYKDGVGEYSNGAQLNPILEKINSELRVNDDQVADYEVNEGQQFRLMLNKYSSPNFNLVEGLGEEDKFSFYSGSSVVLKDGAKGEKVDFLVSGHESTGTDDSDNQGDNVPLEKGQVNVLAVEELSNGGKVAVAGSTFFSNFEIDGTNAESKSNSKVTKNIINWMLPEKELEKLTIKEFREDKNNDGEPDRLGEEYVLEGIVTAQSEAVEPKNAFFEVIYIQDETGGINVFGVSNTPVKVGQKVRVKGRVEAYQGEFEIQISDESADLEIIDENINEVSPKEMSTGDSMLHENEGWLTKVTGKVVNMDDSNLYLDDGSGVSRIYVEGYIWDGINENMKGKWDPRIKVGDTVSAIGLSSEDPEGNRLRVRNTGEIVLQEEENLGVINTEITSDKNEIKENEKISLLAKVENSNKEALENVTLKIFANNGENEVLLKEEKIDSLGVNESKELTFEHAFESEGRYSIGIRLFDSEGNEIKSKNKEFSLVVLKEINGGDSDNNGDANNGGDSNNGLGNDSGEENKPGIDKPNTEKPEELPNTGNRMNANMLMGFGALYLALGFYMVSKRKKVR, from the coding sequence ATGAAAAAGGATTATAAGATTTTAATAACTAAAGCATTATCCTTAAGCATGGTAGGAAGTTTATTTACATCTTATCCTACTTTTGCTAAGGAATTTAAAGCACAAGAGGGAGACTTAATAATATCTGAATATTTACATGGACCATCTAATTCAAAGGCTATTGAAATATTTAATGGAACAGGGGAAGGAATAAATCTTTCTAATTATGATTTGGCTGTATATTCAAATGGAAAATATGAGGGGAGTCCAGTTTCTCAAAGTTTAGAAGATAAGATTATAGAAAGTGGAGAGACTTATGTAATTTACAATAACCAAGGAAAAGATGAAAAATTTACTGAGGTTATAAATGATTTAGAAAATAAATTAGGGGTAGGAAGCCAAACAGTAGGTTTCAATGGTGATGATGTTATATTACTTAGAAAAAATACTGGAAATGGATACGAAATAATAGACTCCTTTGGAGCTAAGACAGAAAAAGATAAAAAGTTTTATGATAGTAAATTCATAAGTGCTAGAAGAAAATCTGAAATAAAAGATGGTGAAAATAACATAGATAAAACACCATTTGATGTTTCTATTCAATGGGATGTAGATACAGAAAATTTATATGATGATTTAGGAAAGCATGATATTTCATGGAGTGAAGGAGAAAATCCTTCAGGAAAAGTTCTTAAGGTAAAGGAAGCAAGAAATAAAAACTTAGGAGAGGAAGTTACTACAAGAGGTGTTGTAACTTTTAATGATAGAAATAAAACTCTTCATATACAGGATGAAACAGGAGCTATTGCAATTTCAAACTTTAAATCAGGAGTGGATTTTGGAGCAATAACTAAGGGGAATAAGATTGAAATAAGTGGCACATTAGATAATTTTAATGGATTACTTCAAGTACAAGCTACTGATATAAAAGTCTTAGGAGATTTAGGAATGCCTGATCCTAAGTTAGTTACTATTAAGGAATTAAAAGAGTCAAATTTTGATTCTCATTATATTGAGTTGAAAAATACAGTAGTTGATTTAGAAGCTAAAACATTAACACAAGGAGAGGATGTTTTAGATATTTACTTTATACCTTCAGGTTTAGAGGTTAAAACAGGAGATTTAGTAGATGTAAAAGGCGTTATTGGAAGATTCAATGATAAAGTTCAACTTTATGGTTCTTCAGCAGAGTTTACAAAAATAGTTGAAGATAATGAAAGTCCTGTAATAACTCATAAAAAAATTGAAAAGGCCAATATAAACGAAGATTTAAACATTGAAGCTAAAGTAAGTGATAATAATAAATTAGAAGAGGTATCTATTAGCTTTAAGGGAAAAGAGGATACTGAATTTAAAAAAGTAGTATTAAAAGAGGAAGATGGAATATTTAAAACTTTAATACCTAAGGAAGATTTAAAAGCTTCTGGAATGGAATATTATATTAAAGCTAGTGATGGTAAAAATATTTCAAGAGTACCAGAAAGTGGAGTATATGCTTTTCAGGTAGTAGACGAAGACTTAAGTGGACCAGAGGTTAAGAATGTTTTACCTAAGGAAAACTCAAGTGTAGGAGAAAACAGAAAACCTATTATAAGTGGAGAATTTATAGATAATTCTGGAGTAAATGTAGAAAGTGTAAAAATTAAATTAGATAATGAAGACATAACTAAAGTAGCTGAAATAACAGAAACTGGTTTTTCATATGAGATTAAGGAAGACTTAGAGGATGGAGAACATAGAGTGGAAGTTAGTGTAAGTGATTCTTTAGGAAATAATAGGGTGAAAGAATGGAAGTTTAGAGTAGGAAAGATAAATCATTATTATGGACAACTACATTCACATACTAATATTTCAGATGGAACTGGAAGCTTAGAGGATGCTTATAAATGGGCAAGAGATGAAGGTAAGGCTGATTATTTTGCCGTAACAGACCATTCAAACTGGTTTGATAATGATACTGAAGCTAATATAAATGATGGATCAATGAGTAAAGCTTGGACTAATGCTCAAAATATATCTGATAAATATAATGATGATGGTAACTTTGTTGCTATGTATGGTTATGAAATGACTTGGTCAGGATCTACTGGAGGCTGGGGACATATAAATACATTTAATACTCCAGGATTTGAAACAAGAAAAAATAGTGATATGAATTTAAAAAATTATTATAATACTATTTCTCAATTACCAGAGTCAGTTTCTCAATTAAATCATCCAGGAAAAACTTTTGGCGATTTTGCAGACTTTGGTTTTTATAGTGAAGGGGCAGACAAGGTAGTTAATTTAATAGAGGTTGGAAATGGAGAAGGACCTGTAAGAGGTAGTGGATATTTCCCAAGCTATGAATATTATACAAGAGCTTTAGATAAGGGATGGCATGTTGCTCCTACTAATAACCAAGATAATCATAAGGGAAAATGGCTTACAGCAAATGATGCTAGAACAATAATATTATCAGAAGAAAATTCAAGGGATGCTTTATATAAAGCTATGAACAAAAAGCAAGTGTATTCTTCAGAGGATAAGAATACGACTATTGATTATACTGTTAATAATCAAATAATGGGAAGCAATTTAGGTGAAGTAGAAGACTTAGATTTTAATATAGAAATAAATGATGAGGATAAAGAGGATACTATAAAGAAAGTTTCAATAATAGCTAATGGTGGAGTAGAGGTCATTTCAAAGGAATTTAATAGCAATAAAGTTTCTTGGAATTTTAAGCTTAAACCTGAATATAGCTACTATTATGTGAAAGTAGTACAAGGAGATCAAGATATTGCAGTTACAGCTCCAGTATGGATTGGGGAAAATGTAAATGTAGGATTAAATGAATTAAAAACTGATAAAGATATGCTTTTAGTAGGTGACGAGGCTAAATTCTCAATAGAAGTTTATAATAATAGTTCTGAAAGATTAAACAATATAAAGGTTGAATTCTTCAATGGAGAAATTTCAGATGAGAAGAAAATTGGAGAAGAAATTATAGAAAGCTTAGAAGGAAATAGCTTAAAGGAAAGTTCTATAACATGGCAACCTGAAAGAGCAGGAGAATTTACTATTTATGCAAAAGCTACAATTTCAATAAATGGAACAGACAAGACATTTACTAAGAGTTCTAAGATAGAAGTTGTAAATGAAGGTGATGTTTATAAGGTAATGATAGATGGGGCTCATGATAATCAATATGTAACAGGAAACTATGCAGGAAAAATAGATGCTTTTGAAAAGTTATTAACAGAAAATGATTGTATTCCTATAATAAACAAAGAAGAAATAACAGAGAAATCTTTAGAAAATGTTGACCTATTAGTTATAACTGACCCTCAAGGAATTGATGAGCCTAAGTATGAAGTTTACAAAAGTAATTTTACAGATTCAGAAATTGACGCAATAGGAAAATACATGGATAAGGGTGGAAATATAATCATTACATCAAGGGCAGATTATAAAGATGGAGTTGGAGAGTATAGTAATGGTGCTCAATTAAATCCTATTTTAGAGAAAATAAATTCAGAATTAAGAGTAAATGATGACCAAGTTGCAGATTATGAAGTTAATGAAGGACAACAATTTAGACTTATGTTAAATAAGTATTCTTCTCCTAACTTTAATCTTGTTGAAGGATTAGGTGAAGAGGATAAATTTAGCTTCTATAGTGGATCATCAGTAGTATTAAAGGATGGAGCTAAGGGGGAAAAGGTTGACTTCTTAGTAAGTGGTCATGAATCTACAGGAACAGATGATTCAGATAATCAAGGGGATAATGTTCCATTAGAAAAAGGACAAGTTAATGTTTTAGCAGTAGAAGAATTATCTAATGGAGGAAAGGTAGCCGTAGCTGGAAGTACTTTCTTCTCAAACTTTGAAATAGATGGAACTAATGCTGAAAGTAAAAGTAATAGTAAGGTAACAAAAAATATAATAAATTGGATGTTGCCTGAAAAAGAATTAGAAAAGCTTACTATTAAAGAATTTAGAGAAGATAAAAATAATGATGGAGAACCAGATAGATTAGGAGAAGAGTATGTTTTAGAGGGAATAGTAACAGCTCAGTCAGAGGCTGTAGAACCTAAAAATGCTTTCTTTGAAGTTATATACATTCAAGATGAAACTGGTGGAATAAATGTTTTTGGTGTTTCTAATACTCCTGTAAAAGTTGGACAAAAAGTAAGAGTTAAGGGAAGAGTAGAGGCATACCAAGGTGAATTTGAAATACAAATAAGTGATGAAAGTGCAGATTTAGAGATAATTGATGAAAATATAAATGAAGTGAGTCCTAAAGAAATGAGCACTGGGGATAGTATGCTTCATGAAAATGAAGGATGGTTAACAAAGGTAACAGGCAAAGTTGTTAACATGGATGATAGCAATCTTTACTTAGATGATGGTTCAGGAGTTTCAAGAATATATGTTGAAGGATATATATGGGATGGAATAAATGAAAATATGAAAGGTAAATGGGATCCAAGAATAAAAGTTGGTGATACTGTTTCAGCAATAGGACTTAGCTCAGAAGACCCAGAGGGCAATAGATTAAGGGTAAGAAATACTGGAGAAATTGTTCTTCAGGAAGAAGAAAATCTTGGAGTTATAAACACTGAAATTACAAGTGATAAAAATGAAATAAAAGAAAATGAAAAAATAAGCTTATTAGCTAAAGTAGAAAATAGCAATAAGGAAGCTTTAGAAAATGTAACTTTAAAAATCTTTGCTAACAATGGTGAAAATGAAGTTTTACTAAAAGAAGAAAAAATAGATTCTTTAGGTGTTAATGAATCTAAGGAATTAACTTTTGAACATGCTTTTGAATCAGAGGGTAGATATAGTATAGGAATAAGGCTTTTTGATTCTGAAGGAAATGAAATAAAAAGTAAGAATAAAGAGTTTTCACTAGTTGTTTTAAAAGAAATTAATGGTGGAGATTCTGATAATAATGGGGATGCCAATAATGGTGGAGATTCAAATAATGGATTAGGAAATGATTCAGGTGAAGAAAATAAACCAGGCATAGATAAACCTAATACAGAGAAACCAGAAGAATTACCTAACACTGGTAATAGAATGAATGCTAACATGCTTATGGGCTTTGGAGCTTTATACTTAGCTTTAGGATTTTATATGGTTTCTAAAAGAAAAAAAGTAAGATAA
- a CDS encoding YibE/F family protein, protein MKNSKKSIIFIISTVLISFLIIGFSRFIFDNGFMKDRLNKNVQYYEGKVKRITKEMLEGDKYIEGIELGYQNIVIEILEGPEKGKEYEIVNNISRIYNMPVEEDTKVILGFFYEKDEIKDIAVYSYKRSNIIFLLVLLFVIVIIGVGGVKGIKSLVSLFFTCVCIIFLMIPLMLRGVNPILAAIFSALISTIVTLVLVSGINKKTFTAILGTLSGIIISGVIAISFGKLANLSGISMEEAESMMYIAENTSLNIHGIMFAAILIASLGAVMDVAMSISSSIFEINDINDTLNKMGLFKSGMNIGKDIIGTMANTLILAFAGGSLNTIIMLYASNMSKNQILNLDVLCIEVIQGLAGSIGIILTVPITAFIASYFCKLNLKKV, encoded by the coding sequence ATGAAAAATAGTAAAAAGAGTATTATTTTTATTATAAGTACAGTTTTAATATCTTTTTTAATTATAGGATTTTCAAGATTTATATTTGATAATGGATTTATGAAGGATAGACTAAATAAAAATGTGCAATATTATGAAGGAAAAGTAAAGAGAATAACTAAAGAGATGTTAGAAGGAGATAAATACATAGAGGGTATAGAGCTAGGATATCAAAATATAGTCATAGAAATTTTAGAGGGACCAGAAAAGGGTAAGGAATATGAAATCGTAAATAATATTAGCAGAATATACAATATGCCAGTTGAGGAAGATACTAAAGTAATTCTAGGTTTCTTTTATGAGAAGGATGAAATAAAAGATATAGCTGTTTATAGTTATAAAAGAAGTAACATAATATTTTTGCTAGTACTATTATTTGTAATAGTTATAATTGGAGTAGGTGGAGTAAAGGGAATAAAATCATTAGTTTCACTGTTTTTTACTTGTGTTTGTATAATATTTTTAATGATTCCACTAATGTTAAGAGGGGTAAATCCAATATTAGCAGCAATTTTTTCAGCGCTTATAAGTACTATTGTTACATTGGTTTTAGTTTCTGGAATAAATAAAAAAACTTTTACTGCTATTTTAGGAACCTTAAGTGGAATAATTATATCAGGGGTAATAGCAATAAGTTTTGGAAAACTTGCAAATTTATCAGGTATTAGTATGGAAGAAGCTGAAAGTATGATGTATATAGCTGAAAATACCTCCTTAAATATTCATGGAATAATGTTTGCAGCTATATTAATAGCATCTTTAGGAGCAGTTATGGATGTTGCTATGTCTATTTCCTCATCAATTTTTGAAATAAATGATATTAATGATACTTTAAATAAAATGGGATTATTTAAAAGTGGAATGAATATAGGAAAGGATATAATAGGAACAATGGCTAATACATTAATATTAGCTTTTGCTGGAGGGTCCTTAAATACAATAATAATGTTATATGCTTCTAATATGAGTAAAAATCAAATATTAAATTTAGATGTGCTTTGTATAGAAGTTATACAAGGCCTTGCAGGCAGTATAGGAATTATACTTACAGTGCCAATAACAGCTTTTATAGCAAGTTATTTTTGTAAGTTGAATTTAAAAAAAGTGTAA
- a CDS encoding TrkA C-terminal domain-containing protein — protein sequence MAKRTKTPNYIKIAIDIANRVLNNDFKEGSKITGRTTLVSIYKVSPETIRRSVALLKDMNVVSVNEKSGIIINSKENAKDFLSKFKAQSDFTTLSNDTYKILKAKNELDKQLEKNIENIIEFATQLRNVGTVIPFESIVESESFAVGKSIGDLDFWQNTKATIIGVKRKGEMFLSPGPYFKIMADDIIMYVGEDEVLKNVKNYISNNE from the coding sequence ATGGCTAAACGTACAAAAACGCCAAACTACATAAAAATAGCTATTGATATAGCTAATAGAGTTTTAAATAATGATTTTAAAGAAGGAAGTAAAATTACAGGTCGTACAACCCTAGTTAGCATATATAAAGTTTCACCAGAAACTATAAGACGCTCAGTGGCCTTACTTAAGGATATGAACGTAGTATCTGTTAATGAAAAAAGTGGAATAATCATAAATAGTAAAGAAAATGCCAAGGACTTTTTAAGCAAGTTTAAAGCTCAATCTGACTTTACAACCCTAAGTAATGATACTTATAAAATATTAAAAGCTAAGAACGAATTAGACAAGCAACTTGAAAAAAACATAGAAAATATAATTGAATTTGCTACGCAACTTAGGAATGTAGGGACTGTTATACCCTTTGAAAGCATTGTTGAAAGTGAAAGCTTTGCTGTTGGAAAAAGCATTGGAGATCTAGACTTTTGGCAAAATACAAAGGCAACTATAATAGGAGTTAAAAGAAAAGGAGAAATGTTCCTTTCTCCAGGACCTTATTTCAAAATAATGGCTGATGATATAATAATGTATGTTGGTGAAGATGAAGTTTTAAAAAATGTAAAAAACTACATATCAAATAATGAATAA